One window of the Triticum dicoccoides isolate Atlit2015 ecotype Zavitan chromosome 3B, WEW_v2.0, whole genome shotgun sequence genome contains the following:
- the LOC119274183 gene encoding putative E3 ubiquitin-protein ligase SINA-like 6: MEDTSNSNKRKGDGEQLQGRTSGCKRQNVSTVMEIFDCTVCSKPLRPPIFQCSKGNSICGDCQERLPLLEGIGVQRSYIMERVVDNIFVSCKHGCSMTIAYYQKEKHERQCPCGPCLCPVSGCGFVASTTVLLDHLATVHTLPTTPMELFQPFQVPVQPGSRVLKTKYNRLFLLKMEALESYGHGVSLVCVQPETPGGNVRITVGFSCAPGHNQESKWEMGPDGVPTECLCIVPRKETDIVATITIEREDYDED; the protein is encoded by the exons ATGGAGGATACAAGCAACTCCAATAAGAGGAAAGGAGATGGCGAGCAGCTGCAGGGAAGAACGAGCGGTTGCAAGAGGCAGAATGTGAGCACGGTGATGGAGATATTCGACTGCACCGTCTGCTCCAAGCCCCTCAGGCCTCCCATTTTCCAG TGTTCCAAGGGAAACTCCATCTGCGGGGATTGCCAGGAGAGGCTTCCGTTATTAGAAGGGATCGGCGTCCAGCGCAGCTACATCATGGAGCGTGTCGTCGACAACATCTTCGTTTCCTGCAAGCACGGATGCTCCATGACAATCGCTTACTACCAGAAGGAAAAGCATGAGAGGCAGTGCCCTTGCGGCCCGTGCTTGTGCCCGGTCTCCGGCTGTGGCTTCGTCGCGTCAACCACGGTGCTCCTGGACCATCTTGCCACTGTGCACACGTTGCCAACAACACCGATGGAGTTATTCCAGCCTTTCCAAGTCCCGGTGCAGCCGGGCTCCCGAGTTCTCAAAACCAAATACAACCGCCTCTTCCTGCTCAAGATGGAGGCGCTGGAGTCCTACGGCCATGGCGTCTCACTCGTCTGCGTGCAGCCAGAAACTCCGGGAGGAAATGTCCGAATCACCGTGGGTTTCTCGTGCGCACCAGGACATAATCAGGAGTCAAAGTGGGAAATGGGGCCCGATGGGGTACCAACGGAATGCTTGTGTATCGTGCCTCGTAAAGAAACCGATATCGTGGCCACCATCACAATAGAGAGGGAGGACTATGACGAAGACTAA